One segment of Rosa chinensis cultivar Old Blush chromosome 6, RchiOBHm-V2, whole genome shotgun sequence DNA contains the following:
- the LOC112169664 gene encoding sucrose transport protein SUC2 isoform X1, with product MEVETTQKKKPTPPQSSPMRKIILVASIAAGIQFGWAIQLSLLTPYVQLLGISHTWAPFIWLCGPISGMLVQPIVGYHSDRCTSRFGRRRPFIAAGSSLVAIAVFLIGYAADLGHLFGDSLDKPTKPRAIAIFVVGFWILDVANNMLQGPCRALLADISGSDTKKMRTANGFYSFFMAIGNVLGFSAGSYTHLHKMLPFTMSKACDVYCANLKTCFFLSIALLIALTILALVSVTEPTPTPEMVEAVEEIEEEEEEKVAPVPFFSEILGAFKELQRPMRILLVVTCLNWVAWFPFLLFDTDWMGREVYGGEVGKGRLYALGVRAGALGLMLNSVVLGCVSLGIEILARALGGVKRLWGVVNFLLAICLAMTVLITKLAQSTRHHAVVSTGAEPPPPPAGIKAGALAIFAVLGIPQAITYSVPFALASIFCSNSGAGQGLSLGVLNLAIVVPQMVVSVASGPWDALFGGGNLPAFVVGAIAAVFSGILALFMLPSPPPDLPTTKNARAAAAAFH from the exons ATGGAAGTCGAAACCacccagaagaagaagccaaCACCACCCCAATCAAGCCCAATGAGAAAGATCATTCTGGTTGCCTCAATTGCCGCCGGAATCCAATTTGGATGGGCCATACAGCTCTCCCTGCTAACCCCCTACGTCCAGCTCCTCGGCATCTCCCACACCTGGGCACCCTTCATCTGGCTCTGCGGCCCCATCTCCGGCATGCTCGTCCAGCCCATCGTCGGCTACCACAGTGACCGCTGCACGTCCCGCTTCGGCCGACGCCGTCCCTTCATCGCTGCCGGCTCCTCTCTAGTCGCCATCGCCGTCTTCCTCATCGGCTACGCCGCCGACCTCGGCCATCTTTTCGGTGACTCCCTCGACAAACCCACCAAACCACGCGCCATCGCCATCTTCGTGGTCGGGTTCTGGATCCTCGACGTGGCCAACAACATGTTACAGGGCCCCTGCCGTGCTCTCCTGGCCGACATCTCCGGCTCCGACACCAAGAAAATGCGAACCGCGAATGGGTTCTACTCTTTCTTCATGGCCATCGGCAACGTCCTGGGGTTCTCCGCCGGGTCCTACACCCACCTCCACAAGATGCTCCCCTTCACCATGTCCAAAGCCTGCGACGTCTACTGCGCCAATCTCAAAACCTGCTTCTTCCTCTCCATCGCTCTCCTTATAGCCCTCACCATTCTCGCTCTCGTATCCGTCACGGAACCAACACCAACTCCGGAAATGGtagaagctgtggaggagattgaggaggaggaggaggagaaggtaGCACCGGTGCCTTTCTTCAGCGAGATCCTTGGTGCTTTCAAAGAGCTACAGAGACCGATGCGGATCTTGTTGGTGGTGACATGCCTCAACTGGGTCGCGTGGTTCCCTTTCCTACTGTTCGACACTGACTGGATGGGAAGGGAGGTGTACGGAGGGGAGGTCGGGAAAGGCAGGTTGTATGCCTTGGGGGTCAGAGCCGGTGCCCTCGGCCTCATGCTCAACTCTGTCGTTTTGGGCTGTGTCTCTCTCGGAATTGAGATTCTCGCGCGTGCCCTTGGTGGGGTCAAGCGCTTGTGGGGCGTTGTCAATTTTCTCCTCGCCATCTGTTTGGCCATGACCGTTTTGATCACCAAACTAGCTCAGTCCACTCGACACCACGCCGTCGTTTCAACAGGAGCTGAGCCACCGCCGCCACCCGCCGGTATCAAGGCGGGTGCGCTGGCTATCTTTGCTGTCTTGGGTATACCTCAGGCG ATAACCTACAGTGTTCCCTTTGCTCTGGCATCCATATTTTGCAGCAATTCTGGTGCAGGCCAAG GGCTTTCTTTAGGAGTCTTGAATCTTGCAATTGTTGTGCCACAG ATGGTAGTGTCAGTAGCAAGTGGACCATGGGATGCTCTATTTGGTGGTGGTAATCTACCAGCATTTGTGGTTGGAGCCATTGCTGCTGTATTCAGTGGAATATTAGCACTCTTCATGttaccatctccaccacctgATCTTCCTACAACTAAGAATGCAAGAGCTGCAGCTGCTGCATTCCACTGA
- the LOC112169664 gene encoding sucrose transport protein isoform X2, with protein sequence MEVETTQKKKPTPPQSSPMRKIILVASIAAGIQFGWAIQLSLLTPYVQLLGISHTWAPFIWLCGPISGMLVQPIVGYHSDRCTSRFGRRRPFIAAGSSLVAIAVFLIGYAADLGHLFGDSLDKPTKPRAIAIFVVGFWILDVANNMLQGPCRALLADISGSDTKKMRTANGFYSFFMAIGNVLGFSAGSYTHLHKMLPFTMSKACDVYCANLKTCFFLSIALLIALTILALVSVTEPTPTPEMVEAVEEIEEEEEEKVAPVPFFSEILGAFKELQRPMRILLVVTCLNWVAWFPFLLFDTDWMGREVYGGEVGKGRLYALGVRAGALGLMLNSVVLGCVSLGIEILARALGGVKRLWGVVNFLLAICLAMTVLITKLAQSTRHHAVVSTGAEPPPPPAGIKAGALAIFAVLGIPQAQFWCRPRAFFRSLESCNCCATDGSVSSKWTMGCSIWWW encoded by the exons ATGGAAGTCGAAACCacccagaagaagaagccaaCACCACCCCAATCAAGCCCAATGAGAAAGATCATTCTGGTTGCCTCAATTGCCGCCGGAATCCAATTTGGATGGGCCATACAGCTCTCCCTGCTAACCCCCTACGTCCAGCTCCTCGGCATCTCCCACACCTGGGCACCCTTCATCTGGCTCTGCGGCCCCATCTCCGGCATGCTCGTCCAGCCCATCGTCGGCTACCACAGTGACCGCTGCACGTCCCGCTTCGGCCGACGCCGTCCCTTCATCGCTGCCGGCTCCTCTCTAGTCGCCATCGCCGTCTTCCTCATCGGCTACGCCGCCGACCTCGGCCATCTTTTCGGTGACTCCCTCGACAAACCCACCAAACCACGCGCCATCGCCATCTTCGTGGTCGGGTTCTGGATCCTCGACGTGGCCAACAACATGTTACAGGGCCCCTGCCGTGCTCTCCTGGCCGACATCTCCGGCTCCGACACCAAGAAAATGCGAACCGCGAATGGGTTCTACTCTTTCTTCATGGCCATCGGCAACGTCCTGGGGTTCTCCGCCGGGTCCTACACCCACCTCCACAAGATGCTCCCCTTCACCATGTCCAAAGCCTGCGACGTCTACTGCGCCAATCTCAAAACCTGCTTCTTCCTCTCCATCGCTCTCCTTATAGCCCTCACCATTCTCGCTCTCGTATCCGTCACGGAACCAACACCAACTCCGGAAATGGtagaagctgtggaggagattgaggaggaggaggaggagaaggtaGCACCGGTGCCTTTCTTCAGCGAGATCCTTGGTGCTTTCAAAGAGCTACAGAGACCGATGCGGATCTTGTTGGTGGTGACATGCCTCAACTGGGTCGCGTGGTTCCCTTTCCTACTGTTCGACACTGACTGGATGGGAAGGGAGGTGTACGGAGGGGAGGTCGGGAAAGGCAGGTTGTATGCCTTGGGGGTCAGAGCCGGTGCCCTCGGCCTCATGCTCAACTCTGTCGTTTTGGGCTGTGTCTCTCTCGGAATTGAGATTCTCGCGCGTGCCCTTGGTGGGGTCAAGCGCTTGTGGGGCGTTGTCAATTTTCTCCTCGCCATCTGTTTGGCCATGACCGTTTTGATCACCAAACTAGCTCAGTCCACTCGACACCACGCCGTCGTTTCAACAGGAGCTGAGCCACCGCCGCCACCCGCCGGTATCAAGGCGGGTGCGCTGGCTATCTTTGCTGTCTTGGGTATACCTCAGGCG CAATTCTGGTGCAGGCCAAG GGCTTTCTTTAGGAGTCTTGAATCTTGCAATTGTTGTGCCACAG ATGGTAGTGTCAGTAGCAAGTGGACCATGGGATGCTCTATTTGGTGGTGGTAA